One genomic region from Bombus terrestris chromosome 15, iyBomTerr1.2, whole genome shotgun sequence encodes:
- the LOC125384625 gene encoding transcription factor ces-2, which translates to MQPLIQTISVPPAFSNSNTSTMINRHFLGANNIASVHRRPRSEKKPIPDDQKDEKYYERRKRNNQAAKKSRDARKIREDNIALRATILEHENAILRAQVITLREEAQCLRHMLIKQQAPPLQSINRTVSSMTPVTLSPPHSTATLDYQI; encoded by the exons ATGCAACCTTTAATACAAACCATAAGTGTGCCCCCGGCATTTTCAAATAGTAATACAA GTACAATGATAAATCGTCACTTTTTGGGGGCGAATAACATTGCAAGCGTACACAGACGACCCAGAAGCGAAAAGAAACCCATTCCAGATGATCAGAAGGACGAGAAATATTACGAAAGGCGTAAACGTAATAATCAAGCTGCGAAAAAATCTCGTGACGCCCGAAAAATACGAGAAGATAAC ATTGCATTACGCGCAACTATTTTGGAGCATGAAAATGCAATTTTGAGGGCACAAGTGATAACGCTTCGAGAGGAAGCACAATGTCTGCGGCACATGTTAATAAAACAGCAAGCACCACCACTACAATCTATCAATCGTACAGTTTCTTCTATGACACCTGTTACATTATCACCTCCTCATTCTACAGCAACTTTAGATTACCAGATTTGA
- the LOC105666577 gene encoding uncharacterized protein LOC105666577 yields MTLENRGYQYKITRKEETKEVRLASRNKNNRNGEQNPLRRHDQKSTVSDLVYKYLRKIAYTDSVRKQRNNACNKFRRRNARKRIIHSRRNSNTDNRLRSYVSEALSFAVHSGYLIPIDRTGRFLQLSPCLTLFSTKNKNNMYKPIKR; encoded by the exons ATGACATTAGAAAACAGAGGttatcaatataaaataacaagaaaGGAAGAAACTAAGGAAGTCAG ATTGGCATCTCGGaacaaaaataatagaaacggGGAGCAAAATCCTCTACGACGCCATGATCAGAAATCAACGGTTTCCGATTtggtgtataaatatttaaggaAGATCGCGTACACCGATAGCGTTCGAAAACAACGTAATAATGCATGTAACAAATTTCGAAGAAGAAACGCAAGAAAGAGAATCATCCATTCGCGCAGAAACTCAAATACAG ATAACAGATTAAGATCTTATGTAAGTGAAGCACTTTCTTTCGCGGTGCATTCTGGTTATTTAATCCCCATCGATCGTACCGGAAGGTTTCTACAACTTTCCCCATGTTTGACGCTATtttcaacgaaaaataaaaataatatgtataaaccAATAAAAAGGTAA
- the LOC100648609 gene encoding cytoplasmic dynein 2 intermediate chain 1 — protein MSHKGTIRKDSSVRNGHQSNVKAKSKSSSSYADSENSEKVDLKLRMSQTLEKRKEDDSHSRLTQNLQTSKNSTKHPIKSSKSVPVKESFSSTSKSNINKSRISSKSILTTKTQTELMKKSDINAVKSSKSSSGRIQSNYSEKRGQSTIFIPQSLTTKLNAKLSNKSTSSVSKNGEEVKTYSSETTESKPRSRQRRLSRTLSPSEVKMLHSATNRSDPVQKMDQKKKEKIEILQTDNEYDYEDDFEDYESDFQECTDSETSEVSEETSINHISVPLDPIELHTAKQRKIVNSAEQKEEEHMHDSGHYELTEARKRAARIDSIANDSKLSSLLEIKQPVNKSFSEDRSESKSLPLSTDEGFEDSRSGDFAKSPPLSQISFIDFRKTKEEQKPKKPKKSLSRGEELLEMIKLDVMEWSVLECSPIPYEEFIRNYGKLNAQQISTQTGEDNIDIETQTEEITFRNKWTQFPITCRKNLQTKEDLDLFRMDQIGVGSDNDNDIETTSSMLPQPFDILRLNDFMSRAGKVMLSLLEERRSGGNVFKNEEEIPFSDGVVKLSINSITFLAGRAVTIIHYSEVLNKILLTIHSPAEEEIETSSKQDYITDCCIGCVWNITEPSMPIKLLYSTCPITSCCFHSTNYNIVFAGLQDGSISLWDLKEDEMWHQKVTDKANNLDWTIRMPTYTTATNVETNHTAQVVAIRILSKIEEKSIEQHNNKFVPIQICSLSENGSVVIWSVLHNMGKNVDDLGLSFWGSVKLIKSQELFLQPNYKKKKITAATFIDMHVDCIDSNNLYIATNSSSILHGTCIGNKANPAVYTKLDTNDCGNITCIEICPFGYSFFLVSCDDGTIRLHSLDIKKPILQLKDEDNTYIIRSVQWSRSKPFTLFVLDNKSCIHIWDLSNSDIYPTYKINMQNSGHIKTMQLSYCKTKRDTSHQYLAFGTECGHVEIHKLKMNFYHSKEEDYLQELNAFMRYVAIL, from the exons ATGTCTCATAAG GGAACTATTAGAAAGGATTCATCTGTCAGGAATGGACATCAGTCAAATGTTAAAGCAAAATCAAAAAGTTCGTCATCATATGCAGACTCAGAGAATTCTGAAAAAGTAGATTTAAAATTGAGAATGTCTCAAActcttgaaaaaagaaaagaggatgaCAGTCACTCAAGATTAACACAAAATTTACAAACAAGCaaaaatagtacaaaacatcctATTAAATCCTCTAAAAGTGTTCCTGTTAAGGAAAGTTTTTCCTCGACATCCAAATCAAATATTAACAAGTCTAGAATATCATCAAAAAGTATTTTAACAACTAAAACACAGACTGAACTTATGAAGAAGTCAGATATCAATGCTGTAAAAAGCAGTAAAAGTAGTAGTGGAAGAATACAGAGTAATTATTCAGAAAAGAGAGGACAGAGTACAATATTTATACCACAATCACTTACAACTAAACTCAATGctaaattatctaataaaagCACTAGTTCTGTATCAAAAAATGGAGAAGAAGTTAAAACATATTCATCAGAAACAACTGAATCAAAACCAAGGTCTAGGCAACGTAGACTATCTAGAACATTAAGTCCAAGTGAAGTAAAAATGTTACATTCTGCTACTAATAGATCAGATCCTGTACAGAAAATGGAccagaagaaaaaggagaaaatagaGATACTTCAGACAGATAATGAATATGATTATGAAGATGATTTTGAG GATTATGAATCTGATTTTCAAGAATGCACAGATAGTGAAACATCTGAAGTTAGTGAAGAAACAAGCATTAATCATATTAGTGTACCACTGGATCCAATTGAACTGCATACTGCAAAACAA CGCAAAATTGTGAACAGTGCCGAACAAAAGGAAGAAGAACATATGCATGATTCTGGTCATTATGAGCTTACAGAAGCAAGAAAGAGAGCTGCAAGAATAGACTCAATTGCAAATGATTCAAAGCTATCTTCTCTTCTTGAGATAAAACAACCAGTTAATAAATCATTTAG TGAGGATAGATCGGAAAGTAAATCGTTACCATTATCTACTGATGAAGGATTCGAAGATAGTCGTTCGGGTGATTTTGCAAAATCGCCACCGCTTTCACAAATTTCGTTCATTGATTTCCGTAAAACCAAAGAGGAACAAAAACCAAAg AAACCCAAAAAGAGTTTAAGTAGAGGTGAAGAGCTAttagaaatgataaaattagATGTTATGGAGTGGTCTGTTCTGGAATGTTCACCTATACCATATGaagaatttattagaaattatggaaaattaaatGCTCAACAA ATATCTACGCAAACTGGTGAAGATAATATTGACATAGAAACACAAACGGAGGAAATAACATTTAGAAATAAATGGACTCAATTTCCAATAACTTGCAGAAAAAATTTACAAACCAAGGAAGATTTAGACTTATTTCGTATG GATCAAATTGGGGTCGGTAGTGACAATGATAATGATATAGAAACTACAAGCTCTATGTTACCGCAACCCTTTGATATATTGCGATTAAATGATTTCATGAGTCGCGCAGGAAAAGTAATGTTATCGTTATTGGAAGAAAGACGATCTGGtggaaatgtatttaaaaatgaagaagaaatacCATTCAGTGACGGTGTTGTCAAACTTTCCATAAATTCCATAACATTTTTGGCTGGTAGAGCAGTAACGATAATTCATTATTCAGAAGTCTTAAATAAAATCCTACTGACTATTCATTCTCCAGCTGAAGAA gAAATTGAGACATCCAGCAAACAAGATTATATAACCGATTGTTGTATTGGATGCGTTTGGAATATTACTGAACCATCGATGCCGATTAAATTATTGTACTCTACCTGCCCTATTACTTCATGTTGTTTTCATTCAACGAATTATAACATCGTATTTGCTGGACTTCAGGATgg ATCGATAAGTCTCTGGGATTTAAAGGAAGATGAAATGTGGCATCAGAAAGTGACAGATAAAGCCAACAATTTAGATTGGACAATACGAATGCCTACATATACAACAGCAACAAATGTAGAAACAAATCATACAGCACAAGTTGTTGCAATACGTATACTAtctaaaattgaagaaaagtcAATAGAACAACATAACAATAAATTTGTACCAATACAG ATATGTAGCTTAAGTGAAAATGGTTCAGTTGTTATATGGAGTGTTTTGCACAATATGGGCAAAAATGTCGACGATTTAGGACTATCATTTTGGGGTAGTGTAAAACTTATTAAAAGCCAAGAACTATTTTTACAACCtaactataaaaaaaa AAAGATCACTGCAGCTACGTTCATTGATATGCATGTGGATTGCATTGATAGTAATAATCTTTATATTGCCACTAACAGTAGCAGTATTTTGCATGGTACTTGTATTGGTAACAAAGCTAATCCTGCTGTATATACAAAGTTGGATACTA ATGACTGTGGGAACATAACTTGCATAGAAATCTGTCCATTTGGATATTCGTTCTTCTTG GTTAGCTGTGATGATGGAACAATTCGATTGCACTCTTTAGATATTAAGAAAccaattttacaattaaaagatGAAGATAATACATACATTATTAGATCGGTACAATGGTCAAGGTCGAAACCATTTACTCTTTTTGTACTAGACAATAAATCATG TATACATATATGGGATTTAAGTAACAGTGATATATATCCaacatacaaaataaatatgcaaaatagTGGACATATAAAAACTATGCAATTATCATACTGCAAAACAAAACGAGATACATCTCATCAGTACTTG GCGTTTGGTACAGAATGCGGGCACGTAGAAATACACAaactaaaaatgaatttttatcattCAAAGGAAGAAGATTATTTACAGGAATTAAATGCTTTCATGCGATACgttgcaattttataa